A genomic stretch from Deltaproteobacteria bacterium HGW-Deltaproteobacteria-18 includes:
- a CDS encoding nitrate reductase, whose translation MQDVYLLVSGPLAWAAWIIFVLGSIYKIWSTLNTAKKKDQVLLNYISFKYGLRSIINWSIPFNTVNMRLNPIFTGVAFFFHIAFFVLLIFVSAHQIMIEEGFGIGWFTIPDFVADILAFAVIGACIFFAVRRVIRPEVSYVTDWTDFALLALVAAPFVTGFLAYHQLGNYMLMVVLHMVSAELLLVAIPFTRLSHMLLAPLTRAYIGSEFGMVRHVKDW comes from the coding sequence TTTATTGGTATCTGGCCCCCTGGCTTGGGCTGCCTGGATTATTTTTGTTCTTGGATCAATATACAAAATCTGGTCGACACTGAATACAGCGAAAAAGAAAGATCAGGTTTTACTTAACTATATCTCATTCAAATACGGATTGAGATCCATCATCAACTGGTCAATTCCTTTCAATACGGTCAATATGAGGTTGAACCCCATTTTTACCGGAGTGGCATTTTTCTTCCACATTGCTTTTTTTGTGTTGCTCATATTTGTTTCCGCGCATCAAATCATGATCGAGGAAGGATTCGGTATCGGCTGGTTCACCATTCCTGATTTTGTGGCCGACATTCTGGCCTTTGCGGTCATTGGCGCGTGCATCTTCTTTGCCGTGCGTCGGGTCATTCGTCCCGAAGTGAGCTATGTCACCGATTGGACGGACTTTGCCCTGCTCGCCCTTGTGGCGGCGCCCTTTGTGACGGGATTTTTGGCCTACCATCAGCTTGGTAATTACATGCTCATGGTCGTGCTGCACATGGTTTCGGCAGAGCTTCTGCTTGTGGCCATTCCCTTCACGCGTCTCAGTCATATGCTGCTGGCTCCTTTGACCAGAGCGTATATCGGGTCTGAATTCGGCATGGTGCGCCACGTCAAGGATTGGTAA
- a CDS encoding (Fe-S)-binding protein, which yields MKERVWIKDEGVERGAEKLTPEKIEKTINAVLGNEAGARMKAYVETCAHCGLCSEACHFFLSRDRDPRFSPVGKVKQTIWEMLDKKGKVSVEFMKQATQIAQTECNLCRRCVQYCPFGIDIGYMMTMVRRIVHKLELTPLYIQDTAHSHSATMNQMWVKDDEWIDALIWQEDELREELPSARIPLEKEGAEIMYSVIGPEPKFRTQLIYQAAAILNESGCDWTMPATPGWDNSDMAMFTGDSEMMARLKRTHFETAARLRVKKIVMGECGHAFRSVYDTGNRVLGWQMPPIPVVHALEFYWDLLNAGKIKVARQIEEPVTFHDPCNVVRGRGLHEKAREVVRAFCPNLVEMHPNREHNICCAAGGGVINCGPPFKNSRVESNSIKAEQLKATGVRLCIAPCHNCHGGLEDIIHKYKLGMELKFLGEIIYDCMEKPNAV from the coding sequence ATGAAAGAACGCGTCTGGATAAAAGACGAAGGTGTTGAACGGGGGGCTGAGAAGCTGACCCCGGAGAAGATCGAGAAGACGATCAACGCGGTGCTTGGGAACGAAGCCGGTGCGCGAATGAAAGCATATGTCGAGACATGCGCGCACTGCGGGCTCTGTTCCGAGGCCTGCCATTTCTTTCTTTCCCGCGACCGCGACCCGCGCTTTTCCCCCGTGGGCAAGGTCAAACAGACCATCTGGGAAATGCTTGACAAGAAGGGCAAGGTTTCCGTTGAATTCATGAAGCAGGCCACTCAGATAGCGCAGACTGAATGCAATTTGTGCAGAAGATGCGTGCAGTATTGTCCTTTTGGAATAGATATTGGCTATATGATGACTATGGTGCGTCGTATTGTGCACAAGCTGGAACTTACTCCTTTATATATCCAAGATACTGCACATTCTCACTCCGCGACCATGAATCAGATGTGGGTCAAGGATGACGAGTGGATCGACGCCCTGATCTGGCAGGAAGACGAATTGCGGGAGGAATTGCCGAGCGCCCGCATCCCGCTGGAAAAGGAAGGCGCCGAGATCATGTACTCCGTCATCGGACCGGAACCCAAGTTCCGCACCCAGCTTATCTACCAGGCTGCGGCTATTCTGAACGAATCGGGGTGCGATTGGACCATGCCAGCCACTCCTGGCTGGGACAACTCGGATATGGCCATGTTTACCGGAGACTCGGAAATGATGGCTCGTCTGAAAAGGACGCATTTCGAGACTGCGGCGCGACTCAGGGTCAAAAAGATCGTCATGGGAGAATGCGGTCATGCATTCCGGTCGGTTTACGATACAGGCAACCGTGTTCTGGGATGGCAGATGCCGCCCATCCCGGTTGTCCATGCCCTTGAGTTTTATTGGGATTTGCTTAATGCAGGCAAAATCAAGGTTGCCAGGCAGATAGAAGAGCCGGTGACGTTTCATGATCCGTGCAACGTGGTGCGTGGGCGAGGTCTTCATGAAAAAGCCAGGGAAGTTGTACGCGCTTTCTGTCCAAACCTGGTAGAGATGCACCCCAACAGAGAACACAATATCTGCTGCGCGGCTGGCGGAGGAGTTATCAATTGTGGTCCGCCTTTCAAGAACTCTCGCGTCGAAAGCAACAGTATCAAGGCTGAGCAGCTCAAAGCCACTGGGGTCCGACTTTGCATAGCTCCATGCCACAACTGTCACGGCGGACTTGAAGACATTATCCATAAATACAAGCTCGGCATGGAGCTCAAGTTCCTAGGGGAAATTATCTATGATTGCATGGAAAAACCAAATGCTGTCTAG
- a CDS encoding acidic cytochrome c3 encodes MRHILYRYFIFCSVVLCVTFCSISAFSQDDTYLKVDAFGKMERPVSAFDHDDHNDKAALEDCSVCHHVYEDGKLVEGESSEDQGCADCHTLKAQGSQPGLMMAYHKQCKSCHIESKKGPVACGECHVKK; translated from the coding sequence ATGAGACATATACTATACAGATACTTCATTTTCTGCTCTGTCGTGCTCTGCGTCACGTTTTGCAGTATTTCGGCTTTTTCTCAGGACGACACCTACTTGAAGGTCGACGCCTTTGGAAAAATGGAACGTCCGGTCAGCGCATTTGATCATGATGACCACAATGACAAGGCTGCTCTGGAAGATTGTTCAGTGTGCCATCATGTTTACGAAGATGGAAAACTCGTCGAGGGCGAGAGTTCCGAGGACCAGGGTTGCGCCGACTGCCATACGCTCAAGGCGCAAGGCAGCCAGCCAGGACTCATGATGGCCTACCACAAACAGTGTAAGAGCTGTCATATCGAATCCAAAAAGGGTCCAGTCGCTTGTGGCGAATGTCATGTAAAAAAATAA
- a CDS encoding cytochrome C: MEKGRPMLRWVGILCVSMAVAGFGLNALGGKQESVETKLMGADLISIDTLKKFGDIDYPVVRFEHDKHTKAVEGKCESCHTVTGNTVTAKFKRQEDTNAAEIKAIYHDNCIKCHEDTTKAGKKSGPGSEQCRTCHAGPAESPRTLISFDKSLHYRHSSSKMVLPAPGQKENCSKCHSQDKPEERNLAFAENKDQAHEKCLSCHMEIGKAQQPTGPVECAGCHDAGVRAGFKKVADVPRLEAGQSDYALLMAATAKAGTEPKLVSTVPFNHKLHEEKNENCSVCHHNASSKGVIPCSQCHTSLGKEEGGFITTDQAMHRVTAQASCVGCHTQAQAKPECSGCHTFMGRTGQGTEASCAKCHVEINAGAELLESKTARNNTAAMLMNSRVKTDPEIKVNEIPEIVEIGVLANEYQPGKFPHRKIVQKIMDGMKDSSMAAYFHSSPNAVCSGCHHNSPASANPPKCASCHGKVADWKDGAKPDLKTAYHQQCIGCHSEMGIQKPAATACAECHAVKQ; this comes from the coding sequence ATGGAGAAGGGAAGACCAATGCTGCGATGGGTTGGAATCCTGTGCGTAAGCATGGCTGTGGCTGGATTCGGTCTGAACGCTCTTGGGGGAAAACAGGAATCGGTCGAAACGAAATTAATGGGCGCGGATCTGATTTCCATCGACACGCTCAAGAAGTTCGGCGATATCGATTATCCTGTGGTCCGGTTTGAGCACGACAAGCACACCAAGGCTGTGGAGGGTAAGTGCGAATCCTGCCATACAGTGACCGGCAACACGGTCACGGCCAAGTTCAAGCGTCAGGAAGATACGAATGCCGCGGAAATCAAGGCCATTTATCACGACAACTGCATCAAGTGTCATGAGGACACGACCAAGGCCGGCAAGAAAAGCGGTCCAGGCAGCGAACAGTGCCGGACCTGCCACGCAGGGCCTGCGGAGTCGCCACGGACTTTGATCTCGTTTGATAAATCCCTTCATTACCGCCACTCGTCCTCAAAGATGGTTCTTCCTGCCCCGGGGCAGAAGGAGAACTGCTCCAAATGCCATTCCCAGGACAAGCCCGAAGAGCGTAATCTCGCTTTTGCCGAGAACAAGGATCAGGCCCATGAAAAATGCCTGTCCTGCCATATGGAAATCGGCAAGGCTCAGCAGCCTACCGGGCCTGTGGAGTGCGCCGGCTGTCATGACGCCGGTGTTCGTGCCGGATTCAAGAAGGTCGCGGATGTGCCAAGGCTTGAAGCCGGCCAATCCGACTACGCGCTGCTCATGGCCGCCACGGCCAAGGCCGGAACCGAGCCCAAACTGGTCAGTACCGTGCCCTTCAATCACAAGTTGCACGAAGAAAAGAACGAGAACTGCTCGGTCTGTCACCACAACGCTTCCTCCAAGGGTGTGATCCCCTGTTCGCAGTGCCATACTTCGCTGGGCAAGGAAGAGGGCGGATTCATAACTACCGATCAGGCCATGCATCGCGTGACCGCGCAGGCCAGTTGCGTGGGTTGTCATACCCAGGCCCAGGCCAAGCCGGAGTGCTCCGGATGCCATACTTTCATGGGTAGAACCGGTCAGGGCACCGAGGCCAGCTGCGCCAAGTGTCATGTCGAGATCAATGCCGGAGCGGAACTGCTCGAGAGCAAGACTGCCCGGAACAACACCGCTGCGATGCTCATGAACTCCCGCGTCAAGACCGATCCTGAAATCAAGGTGAACGAGATTCCCGAGATCGTGGAGATCGGCGTGCTCGCCAATGAATACCAGCCCGGCAAGTTTCCGCATCGCAAGATCGTGCAGAAGATCATGGACGGCATGAAGGATAGCTCCATGGCGGCTTATTTCCATTCCAGCCCCAACGCGGTCTGTTCCGGTTGTCACCACAACAGCCCTGCGTCCGCAAATCCTCCCAAGTGTGCCAGCTGTCACGGCAAGGTCGCGGATTGGAAGGATGGCGCCAAGCCTGACCTGAAGACCGCTTACCATCAGCAATGCATCGGTTGTCATAGCGAAATGGGCATCCAGAAGCCGGCGGCCACTGCCTGCGCGGAATGTCATGCCGTAAAGCAATAA
- a CDS encoding Ni/Fe-hydrogenase cytochrome b subunit — protein sequence MSHHTTPSKTFWTPANILTAVILVIGLVLTVKRFTMGIGSVTNLSDDNPWGIWIGFDLLCGVALAAGGYTTSAAVYLFGMKKYHSAVRPAITTAFLGYAFVVFALLYDLGRYYRLPYPLTIYPGPTSFLFEVGLCVALYLTVLAIEFSPALWETLRWKKLRFWAHSLTLVLTIFGVVLSTLHQSSLGGLYMLAPSKLHPLWYSPYLALFFFISSIPAGLSMVIFEGGLSHKFLHHKMDETHIQEAPGVTLGFSKAAAVVLFTYFNLKWIGVALDNNWHHLTTGWGAWFLVEMLGFVLVPCLMYAMAAREKNQKLAFYASIVTVLGIVLNRLNISLVAFNWQLPAEVRYFPSWEEIMITVFIVTLEITVLRICLNKLPILHEHPEFKGAH from the coding sequence ATGTCTCACCACACCACACCAAGCAAGACATTCTGGACTCCGGCGAATATTCTGACTGCCGTCATCCTGGTCATCGGGCTGGTTTTGACCGTGAAGCGATTCACCATGGGCATCGGGTCGGTGACCAACCTGAGCGACGACAATCCCTGGGGTATCTGGATCGGCTTCGACCTGCTCTGCGGCGTCGCCCTGGCCGCCGGCGGATACACGACCTCCGCAGCCGTGTACCTGTTCGGCATGAAAAAATATCATTCTGCGGTGCGTCCGGCAATTACCACCGCATTTCTGGGCTACGCATTCGTCGTCTTTGCCCTGCTCTACGACCTGGGCCGCTATTACCGGCTGCCCTATCCGCTGACTATCTATCCCGGCCCCACCTCCTTTCTTTTCGAAGTAGGTTTGTGTGTGGCCCTGTATCTGACCGTTCTCGCCATCGAATTCTCGCCCGCGCTGTGGGAAACCCTGCGCTGGAAGAAGCTTCGGTTCTGGGCGCATAGCCTGACCCTGGTGCTGACCATCTTCGGCGTTGTCCTGTCCACCCTGCACCAGTCTTCGCTGGGCGGCCTGTACATGCTCGCGCCTTCGAAGCTGCACCCGCTGTGGTACTCGCCCTATCTGGCGCTCTTCTTTTTCATTTCAAGCATTCCAGCTGGTCTTTCAATGGTCATTTTCGAAGGGGGCCTGTCGCACAAGTTTCTGCATCACAAGATGGATGAGACTCACATACAGGAAGCTCCCGGCGTGACTCTGGGTTTCTCCAAGGCTGCGGCAGTGGTTCTTTTTACCTATTTCAATCTGAAGTGGATCGGCGTGGCTCTGGACAATAACTGGCACCATCTCACGACGGGCTGGGGCGCCTGGTTTCTGGTTGAAATGCTCGGTTTCGTGCTCGTGCCTTGCCTGATGTATGCAATGGCTGCCCGCGAAAAAAATCAGAAGCTGGCCTTTTATGCATCCATCGTCACCGTGCTGGGAATCGTGCTCAACAGGCTCAATATCTCGCTGGTGGCCTTCAACTGGCAACTCCCGGCCGAAGTCCGTTATTTTCCTTCCTGGGAAGAGATCATGATCACCGTATTCATCGTCACCCTTGAAATCACCGTGTTGCGGATCTGCCTGAACAAGCTGCCGATCCTGCATGAACACCCTGAATTCAAGGGCGCGCACTAA
- a CDS encoding hmc operon protein 4 produces the protein MEFMTYHDFMFWTKGMAYVGMGIGLVAFVAFWLFVSERDVDKFADTEEE, from the coding sequence ATGGAATTCATGACCTATCATGACTTCATGTTCTGGACCAAGGGCATGGCCTATGTCGGCATGGGCATTGGTCTGGTGGCATTCGTGGCCTTCTGGCTGTTCGTGTCCGAAAGGGACGTGGACAAGTTCGCTGACACGGAAGAAGAATAG
- a CDS encoding universal stress protein, with the protein MFTKILFATSGSPCCDAAARVAFDLAARYNAKLFVYHVLGVPSRGFSQVVVDVRTGEKVELDEDYTLWVKDELKNTYDRQMKSGVDCEIETAVGIPHREVLRKARQEDVDLIVMGASTTGCEADADAYQRHFAGSTLQRVAKASKAPVLVVNRPVASFWGGFTNIVFGADFSKASEHAFKFALNTAKELDAKLHVFHAIDIGSTHSLISQKDLDDQMIEARDRMRRKYLIQTGDFKNVTADIWEGIPYVEIVKYAREKQADLIIMAHHSKDVSDEASAFGHTLEQVLLRATCPVASVNRPDKIQTV; encoded by the coding sequence ATGTTTACAAAGATTCTGTTCGCCACCTCCGGCTCTCCCTGTTGTGATGCCGCAGCGCGTGTCGCGTTCGATTTGGCAGCGCGTTATAATGCCAAACTTTTTGTCTATCATGTGCTGGGTGTTCCAAGCCGTGGCTTCAGTCAGGTCGTTGTTGACGTGAGAACTGGCGAAAAGGTGGAGTTGGACGAGGATTACACATTGTGGGTCAAGGATGAACTCAAAAACACCTATGACCGTCAAATGAAGAGCGGAGTCGATTGCGAGATCGAGACCGCAGTAGGCATTCCTCACCGCGAAGTGCTGCGCAAGGCACGCCAGGAAGATGTGGATCTGATTGTCATGGGTGCCAGCACCACCGGCTGCGAGGCCGATGCCGATGCATATCAGCGTCATTTCGCAGGTTCCACGCTGCAGCGCGTAGCCAAGGCCTCCAAGGCCCCGGTCCTGGTGGTCAACCGTCCGGTGGCCTCTTTTTGGGGCGGGTTCACAAATATTGTCTTCGGTGCGGATTTTTCCAAGGCATCCGAGCATGCCTTCAAGTTCGCGCTCAACACGGCCAAGGAACTGGATGCCAAGCTGCATGTTTTCCATGCCATCGATATCGGCTCTACCCACAGCCTCATTTCCCAGAAGGACCTCGACGACCAGATGATCGAGGCCAGGGACCGGATGCGCCGCAAATATCTCATCCAGACCGGCGATTTCAAGAATGTCACGGCCGATATCTGGGAAGGCATCCCGTATGTCGAAATCGTCAAGTACGCCCGTGAGAAGCAGGCCGACCTGATCATCATGGCGCACCATTCCAAGGACGTCAGCGATGAGGCCTCCGCCTTTGGCCATACTCTGGAGCAGGTGCTGCTGCGCGCAACCTGTCCCGTGGCTTCGGTCAATCGTCCGGATAAAATTCAAACTGTATAA
- a CDS encoding histidine kinase, which yields MHDIVISESIVIITQDPEHGRVLAHILNEYGYQPSNCDYDDALVTVGVVRPRLAVMGICDCKLGQALLRQLRAGYPEVRFIVLVPQGEYELGLDFLADGASDFLYKPVSERALRVTLDRALTFLDLQQENGVLREKGKILESSHQLCRQLFDEVPCYISVQNRDRRIVRANRQFKLDFGSCLGERCYEIYKHRTHPCPQCPVEETFRDGMVHQTEEVVTTRSGQQKIVLTLTAPLRNEKGEIHEVMELATDITQIRELQDRLTSLGLFIGSISHGVRGMLTALDGGLYRLEKGIMNNDMELVANGAERVKLMISRIRNSVLEMLYYSKDRGLNIQLIDVRSFGDGVANFVEPKATKDDVRFQKEFHGELGRFEIDPEVISAGLVNILENAVDACIEDESKERHIVSFLIEGSKDKVSFIIRDNGPGIDRSTQEKMFSMFFSSKGSKGTGLGLYIASDVVHQHGGEIHVDSTPGEGTEFRVDLPRKYVRVENGANGGQNESGKSDGNG from the coding sequence ATGCATGACATCGTAATTTCCGAATCCATCGTGATCATAACCCAGGATCCTGAGCACGGGAGGGTCCTGGCGCATATTCTGAACGAATATGGCTATCAGCCCTCCAATTGCGATTATGACGACGCTCTTGTCACCGTTGGCGTGGTGCGACCGCGTCTTGCGGTCATGGGGATCTGTGATTGCAAGCTTGGCCAGGCATTGCTGCGGCAGCTTCGTGCCGGCTATCCTGAAGTGCGTTTCATTGTCCTGGTTCCGCAAGGCGAATACGAGTTGGGTCTGGATTTTCTGGCCGACGGAGCTTCGGATTTTCTTTACAAACCGGTGTCGGAGCGTGCCTTGCGCGTGACACTCGACCGGGCCCTGACTTTTCTCGACCTGCAGCAGGAGAACGGGGTCCTCAGAGAAAAAGGCAAGATACTCGAATCAAGTCATCAGCTTTGCCGCCAGCTCTTCGATGAAGTGCCGTGCTACATCTCGGTGCAGAACAGGGACCGCCGCATCGTGAGGGCGAACAGGCAGTTCAAACTGGATTTCGGCTCCTGCCTGGGTGAGCGCTGCTATGAAATCTACAAGCACCGCACCCATCCCTGTCCGCAGTGTCCCGTGGAGGAGACTTTTCGCGACGGCATGGTGCACCAGACCGAAGAGGTGGTCACCACGCGCAGCGGTCAGCAGAAGATCGTGCTGACCCTGACCGCACCCTTGCGTAACGAGAAGGGCGAGATCCATGAAGTCATGGAACTTGCCACGGACATTACCCAGATCCGCGAGTTGCAGGACCGCCTGACCTCGCTTGGACTTTTCATAGGTTCCATTTCGCACGGCGTACGCGGCATGCTTACCGCCCTCGACGGCGGTCTGTACCGCCTGGAAAAGGGCATCATGAACAATGACATGGAGCTTGTTGCCAACGGCGCCGAGCGCGTCAAGCTGATGATATCCCGGATTCGCAATTCCGTTCTGGAGATGCTTTACTACTCCAAGGACAGGGGCCTCAATATCCAGCTCATCGATGTGCGGAGTTTCGGTGACGGGGTGGCCAACTTTGTCGAGCCCAAGGCCACCAAAGACGATGTCAGGTTCCAAAAGGAATTTCATGGTGAGCTTGGGCGTTTTGAGATCGATCCCGAGGTCATCTCCGCCGGTCTGGTCAACATTCTCGAAAACGCAGTGGACGCGTGCATAGAGGATGAATCCAAGGAGCGGCATATTGTTTCTTTTCTGATTGAAGGAAGCAAAGACAAGGTTTCGTTCATCATTCGAGACAACGGGCCTGGAATTGACCGTTCCACACAGGAAAAAATGTTTTCCATGTTTTTCTCTTCCAAGGGCAGCAAGGGGACGGGGCTTGGGCTTTATATCGCAAGTGATGTCGTTCATCAGCACGGTGGAGAGATTCACGTCGATTCGACGCCTGGTGAAGGAACTGAATTTCGGGTGGATTTGCCCAGAAAGTATGTGCGAGTGGAAAATGGGGCAAATGGCGGCCAGAACGAGTCCGGAAAATCCGATGGCAACGGCTAG
- a CDS encoding nitroreductase, whose product MLKNLALKNRSYRRFDNSAAISMATLEELVDLAGICPSAANKQPLRFILSTAPQDNQAIFDCLKWAAYLKDWDGPAPTERPSAYIIMLNTAKDWDFAKFDLGIMAQTMLLGAVEKGLGGCMVGAIDRDKLRMHFALPPEIEIGLVLALGKPVEDVRIVEMPADGSVKYYRDEAGVHYVPKRSRSELVLQKTGK is encoded by the coding sequence ATGCTCAAAAATCTTGCCCTCAAAAACCGCAGCTACCGCAGATTCGACAACTCCGCCGCCATCTCCATGGCGACCCTGGAAGAGCTTGTGGATCTCGCCGGGATATGTCCCTCAGCAGCGAACAAGCAGCCCTTGCGCTTCATTTTGAGCACCGCGCCACAAGACAACCAAGCCATCTTCGACTGCCTGAAATGGGCCGCCTACCTGAAGGATTGGGATGGCCCCGCGCCAACGGAACGGCCCTCAGCCTATATCATAATGCTCAACACGGCCAAGGATTGGGATTTCGCCAAATTCGATCTGGGGATCATGGCCCAGACAATGCTGCTTGGAGCGGTTGAGAAAGGGCTGGGCGGATGCATGGTCGGGGCAATTGACCGCGACAAGCTGCGCATGCACTTTGCCCTGCCGCCGGAGATCGAGATTGGTCTGGTGCTGGCCCTTGGCAAACCCGTCGAAGACGTGCGCATCGTGGAGATGCCTGCGGACGGCTCGGTCAAGTATTACCGGGACGAAGCCGGTGTGCACTACGTGCCCAAGCGCAGCCGAAGCGAGCTTGTCCTGCAAAAAACAGGAAAATGA